A DNA window from Impatiens glandulifera chromosome 7, dImpGla2.1, whole genome shotgun sequence contains the following coding sequences:
- the LOC124945884 gene encoding cysteine desulfurase 1, chloroplastic yields the protein MMVAAPANCPMSFRFMNHNLSTLRSAPFRYRLDLPSSARIPLSSSRSVSVSSAGAASPIINQDYQNLESNSLGHLTRPDFPILHQEVNGSSLVYLDNAATSQKPISVLNALQNYYEKYNSNVHRGIHYLSAKATDEYEMSRKKVATFINASDPGEIIFTRNATEAINLVAYTWGVSNLKPEDEVILTVAEHHSAIVPWQIVAQKTGAILKFVELTENQVPDTEMLRRLISKRTKLVVVHHVSNVLASVLPIGDIVDWAHKFGAKVLVDACQSVPHMVVDVQGLGADFLVASSHKMCGPTGVGFLFGKSDLLSAMPPFLGGGEMISDVFLDHSTYADPPNRFEAGTPAIGEAIGLGAAIDYLSGIGMQKIHDYEVELANYLYERLQGIPGVHIYGPAPSQSEARAALCSFNVDKIHPTDIATFIDQQHGIAIRSGHHCAQPLHRRLNVNASARASLYFYNTKQDVDNFIDSLKDTIQFFLA from the exons GATGGTGGCTGCGCCAGCTAATTGTCCGATGTCTTTTAGATTCATGAACCACAACCTCTCGACTCTGCGCTCCGCCCCCTTCAGATATCGCCTTGACTTGCCCTCTTCAGCTCGAATACCCTTATCTTCTTCGCGTTCTGTGAGTGTGTCTTCTGCCGGTGCTGCTTCTCCAATTATCAACCAAGATTATCAAAATCTTGAATCCAATTCTCTCGGACACCTCACTCGTCCTGATTTCCCCATTCTTCATCAG GAGGTAAATGGGTCATCGCTTGTTTATCTAGATAATGCTGCAACTTCTCAAAAGCCAATCTCTGTCTTGAATGccttacaaaattattatgaaaagtaCAATTCAAATGTGCACCGTGGGATTCATTACTTGAG TGCAAAAGCTACGGATGAATACGAGATGTCAAGAAAGAAGGTTGCAACTTTCATTAATGCATCTGACCCTGGAGAGATCATTTTCACCAGAAATGCTACAGAAGCCATCAATTTAGTAGCTTATACTTGGGGTGTCTCCAATTTAAAGCCGGAAGATGAG GTTATATTAACAGTAGCTGAACATCACAGTGCTATTGTTCCATGGCAAATTGTAGCTCAAAAAACTGGTGCCATCTTGAAGTTTGTTGAGTTAACTGAAAATCAAGTTCCTGATACAGAGATGTTGAGAAGATTGATTTCAAAGAGAACAAAGTTAGTGGTTGTTCATCATGTCTCCAATGTGCTGG CTTCTGTTCTTCCAATTGGTGATATTGTTGATTGGGCACATAAATTTGGGGCGAAAGTGCTAGTAGATGCTTGTCAGAGTGTTCCCCATATGGTGGTTGACGTACAAGGCCTTGGTGCTGATTTTCTGGTTGCTTCTTCTCACAAG ATGTGTGGGCCTACAGGTGTAGGGTTCTTATTTGGTAAAAGTGATCTATTGTCTGCCATGCCTCCTTTCTTAG GAGGCGGAGAAATGATATCCGATGTGTTTCTGGATCATTCAACTTATGCTGATCCTCCAAACAG ATTTGAAGCTGGAACTCCTGCTATTGGGGAGGCTATTGGACTGGGAGCAGCAATAGATTATTTATCTGGGATTGGCATGCAAAAGATTCATGATTATGAG GTAGAGCTGGCTAATTATCTGTATGAAAGGTTGCAAGGAATCCCTGGTGTCCATATTTATGGCCCGGCACCTTCTCAGAGCGAGGCTCGTGCAGCCCTTTGTTCATTCAACGTTGACAAAATTCATCCAACAGATATTGCCACTTTTATTGACCAGCAG CATGGGATTGCCATTAGGTCAGGGCATCACTGTGCGCAACCCCTTCATCGACGTTTGAATGTCAATGCCAGTGCACGTGCTAGCCTCTATTTCTATAACACCAAGCAAGATGTCGATAACTTTATTGACTCTCTCAAGGACACAATCCAATTCTTTTTagcttaa
- the LOC124944890 gene encoding translation initiation factor eIF-2B subunit gamma, translating into MMQNMDFQVVVLAGGTSKNLVPLVSKEVPKALLPVANRPVLSFVLDLLETNNLKNLIVVVEGDHEARLVGGWISSAYVDRLHVEVASVPEDVGTAGALRAIARHLTSHDILVVSGDLVCDVSPGEVAAIHRRHDAAVTSMLCLSPVTGPSESGSSSGKDKAKKPGRNNIIGLDPTKQFLLHIAAGSEVEKDIRVQKSILRAVGQMEIRSDLMDAHLYAFKRSVLQEVLDQKENFHSLKQDVLPYLVRSQLRSDLFLNGALPAEENGNEKAASQNNKVLLSQLVANASTPSFHDLHFLGSNTAAASISRKTHKCCVYIAKNKYCARLNSTQAFFDINRDVIGDASHLSGYTFSTQNNVIDPSAKLGSKTTVGPQCVLGEGSEMGDKCSVKRSVIGRHCRIGSNVKVVNSVIMNHVTVGDGCTIQGSVICSNVTLQERVTLKDCQVGAGFVVSAGSEYKGESLARKEKGQSQ; encoded by the exons ATGATGCAGAACATGGATTTCCAGGTCGTAGTATTGGCTGGTGGAACCTCAAAGAATCTCGTTCCTCTCGTTTCTAAG GAGGTTCCGAAAGCTCTTCTTCCTGTGGCGAATCGTCCTGTCCTATCTTTCGTTTTGGATCTTTTGGAAACAAATAATTTGAAGAATCTTATTGTT GTGGTTGAAGGCGATCACGAAGCTCGTTTAGTTGGTGGATGGATTTCGAGTGCTTATGTTGACCGTCTCCATGTTGAG GTTGCATCAGTACCTGAGGATGTTGGAACAGCTGGTGCTTTAAGGGCAATTGCTCGCCATCTCACTTCACATGACATTTTG GTTGTAAGTGGTGACCTTGTTTGTGATGTTTCTCCTGGGGAAGTTGCAGCCATACACAGGCGGCATGATGCTGCAGTAACTTCAATGCTATGCCTTTCACCTGTTACTGGTCCATCAGAGTCTGGATCCTCTAGTGGAAAAGACAAAGCTAAAAAACCTGGACGAAACAATATCATAGGACTGGACCCTACCAAACAATTTCTGTTGCACATTGCAGCTG GATCTGAAGTTGAGAAAGATATTCGAGTTCAGAAAAGCATTTTACGTGCTGTAGGCCAG ATGGAAATCCGCTCTGATCTGATGGATGCTCATTTATATGCATTCAAGAG ATCTGTCCTGCAAGAAGTTCTAGATCAAAAAGAGAACTTTCACAGCTTAAAGCAGGATGTGCTGCCTTATCTTGTCAGGAGCCAACTG AGGTCTGACTTATTCCTCAATGGAGCCCTCCCAGCCGAAGAAAATGGAAATGAGAAGGCTGCTTCTCAGAATAACAAAGTCCTGTTGTCCCAACTTGTAGCAAATGCATCTACCCCAAGCTTCCATGATCTCCATTTCTTGGGTTCTAATACGGCAGCAGCCTCTATTTCTAGAAAAACCCATAAGTGTTGTGTATATATTGCCAAGAACAAGTATTGTGCCCGTCTGAATTCGACTCAGGCTTTCTTTGACATCAATCGAGAT GTAATTGGAGATGCAAGTCACTTATCGGGATATACATTCTCAACTCAAAATAACGTAATTGATCCTTCCGCAAAGCTTGGATCAAAGACAACA GTTGGGCCACAATGCGTGCTTGGGGAAGGATCAGAAATGGGTGACAAATGTAGCGTGAAGCGTTCTGTTATTGGTCGTCATTGCAGAATAGGTTCCAATGTTAAG GTGGTGAATTCTGTTATTATGAACCATGTGACTGTGGGTGATGGATGTACAATCCAAGGTTCTGTAATTTGCAGTAATGTGACACTCCAAGAGCGTGTTACTCTGAAGGATTGTCAG gtTGGAGCAGGTTTTGTGGTCAGTGCCGGTTCTGAATACAAGGGAGAGTCCCTGGCCAGGAAAGAAAAAGGTCAATCCCAATGA